The genomic segment ATTCAATATCATCTTCATAAACAAAACAGGCATAAAACGCATGAAATTGGGGTATGATTTCAACTTGAACTATCCGTTTATCAATAGCTTGATTAGGGATTGTGATTGAAACAACTTTATCTAAAACGGCCTTACCATCCTTAATCTGAAATCTCTGATTATCAAAAATAAGATTATGGTACTTTGATTTAAGATATTTTGGCGGTCGGGACTCCTTATAACCAGCCTTTTGGAGTTGAAAAAAAGATTTATAGGATTTATCCAAACGTCTTAGAATCTGTTGTGAAACACCTGCCTTCATGAGTTTATAATTAATATTTCCTTCAAGATTAGGCAATGTTTTCATGATTTTATCAAGAGCATTATAAGACAGATACTTCTCGGTTTCCTGGTATTCCTGCCTTACAGTATAAAGTGCTTGATTATACAGATTTTTTGATGCGTTACATAGCTCCTTTAAATGCCTATACTGTTTTTTTGTCAGATGTCTCAATCTGATCTTGATTGTCTTCTTCATTCAGAATCTTTTTTATTTTTCGTTTTGAGTAATGTTTCATTGAAAAGCAATGAATCAAGGATATTATTTCTTCAAATATTTCTTCAGAATCAAGCTTTTCATTTCCAGCATCATTCAACACAATAATTTTACACCCAAATTTTTCAAATAAATGTTTAAATAATCCGAACCCGGCACGGCTTAACCGGTCTTTGTAAGTTATGAAAACATTTGCAACTTTATAATCAAGTATAAAATCAAGTAATTCAAAAAACTCCTTTCGTTTATCAAAACTTATTCCGCTTGCAATATCTTTAAAAGACTTATTAATGATAATTCCATTTGCGGAACAGTAAGTTTCAAGTTTTTCAATTTGATTATTCAAATCATTTTTTTGTTTAGCAGTTGAAACTCTTGCATAAATGACATTCCATTGTTCTCTTTTTTTTCCTGCATATTTCAGAACATCGGATTCATTGTAATCATACCAGCCGCTTGGAGTTTCAACTACTCTGATTTTGCCTTTTTTTACAAGGCGTGATAAAGTTTCACGCCTTATTCCGGTTATTTTTAATGCCTCTTTAGCTTTCATATCTATATTATAGATATTATTCTATAAATATCAATACTAATCAATGTTTTTTTATACTATATTGGTCTGCCTGGAAATTGACACAGTATTTGAAAAATCCGTTTCAATATAACGAATTGGAATACTATTGAAAATTTCAAAACCTCTTTTAGCTTCTTTAAGATTCAGTCTGTTGTTTTTAAACATTGCTGAAAAAGCATTGCCTATTTCCCATGGGATAGAACCAGGACCGATAAGTGTTTTTCCGGCTGTCAATTTTATGATCTTATCTTTCTCAGGTTCGTCCACAATTACAGCAATCAATGCAGATGTATCAATAACAATATCCATAAGCCTCTCCAACAGTGTGTTTTTATCTGTTTCTTTTTTCTGAACCAGGATTCACAGGATTTAAGGATTTTCAGGATTTTTTAAACCAGGCTTTGCCTGGTTATCATCCTGAAAATCCTTAAATCCTGTGAATCCTGGTTCAAGCAGGTTATTTTTCCAGTTTCCACTGGGAAATATTTCTTTTTTCCATATCAAAATTTATTCCCATGAAAAATATTTTCTTTCCTGATGATTTATATTTTTGAGCGTACTGCTTTTCTTTTATCTGGTCCAAAGCTTTTTCCGCACTTTGTCCGCATTTAAATTCAATAATATAAACCTTGTCTGGAAATTCAACTGCCAGATCAATCCTGCCGTCACAGGTCAGGACTTCGCTTTGGGCATTAACGCCTGAGGCGCAGACCATGAGATAGAAAATGGTGTGGAAATATGCTTCATCCCTTTTGCTTTCAATGGTGTATGGAATGGAGGCAAAGATTGACTGCATGGTCTCAATGAATTTTTCCATATCTTCTGAAAAAAGGTATTCGGCAAGAAAAACAAAGCGGGAGCGGTCTGTAACTCCTTTTGCAAATGAATGCAGCAAGGTTTCAAGAAATGCGGTTTTTACCTCCTGGTTGGGATACCCGAAGCTGTATAAACGGCTTCTTATGTCCTTGATGGTAACATATCCTGTCTGGAAAAGCAGAGCTTCTGGTTTTAAATCGTCAAGATCATACACGCTGAACACTGCTTCTGTTGCCTGGATGTCTTCTATTTTTGGCAGATACCAGTTTTTTTCTTTCAGAAGGTTCACCAAAAAAGCCGGGGTTCCGGTTTCAAACCAGTAGTTTTTAAAAGCCTGTTCATGAAGGGATTTTAACACAGAAAAAGGATTATAAACCCTGACATCTTTTTCTGAAAAACGGTAGCCGTTATAGTAATTTTTAAGCTGGTTTATAATATAATCAGGGCTTTGATTATATTCCTGTGCAAATTTTTCTATATAGCCTGTAAAACAGGTTTCAATCTCCTGCTGGGTATAGCCCAGCATTTCTGCATAATGACGATTCATGGTCAGATCATACAGGTTATTAAGTTCTGAAAATATTGACACCCTGCTGAATTTGGATACGCCTGTTAAAAATACAAATCTCAGACAGGGAGCAATATTTGTACCTTTTAATACACCGAAAAAATATTTCATAATATCCCGGTTCTGCCTTGCAGTTTCAATTGCTTTGCTGCCCCTGCCTATGTGTGAAATTATGGGCTTGTCGTATTCGTCAACAAGAACAATGACCCCTGTTCCTGTTTTTTTATAAAGGGAAGTAATCAACTCTGCAAACTGCCCTGGCAGGAGCGAGTCTTTTAATTTTAATCTATGCTGCTCTGCTGTGTTCATGAGATTGTTTTCCAGGGATTTTTGCAGATTTTCAGATGTATCATGGGCAAGTTCATTAAAATCAATAATAATTACAGGATGTTCTTTCCATTCCCAATCAGTGTTTTCAGCAATCCACAAGCCATTGAAAAGCTCTTTTTTTCCTTGAAACAGGCATTTCAGGATGGAGATTGTCAGGGATTTGCCAAACCTGCGGGGGCGGGAAAGGAAATAATATTTTCCTTCGGTTACAAGCTTGAAGATATGCCTGGTTTTATCTACGAAAAGATTGTTATTCTGGCGGATGCTTTCAAATGATGAATCGCCTATGGGAAGATTTTGAAGGTTTTTCATGGGATGCTCCTTTTTTTTCAGATATGGGGTTTTTTTATCCATTCTGGATTTTATTATACTGTCAAACTTTCAGTTTGGCACTCCTTTTTTTTGTATGAGATATATCTTTAGTCACTGCCCAAAAAAGCATTGATTTAATTTCCAGCACACAATAAATAAGGAAAAACTTTTAAATTGATTCGTATGGGATTAATTCAAGGCATAAAGACAACAAGCCGGAACCCGAATTTCAAAGAAACGGATTTTTTATGAATTTTATTGCTGTTATTATTTTACTTACACTGATTATTAATTTTATTTTAGACCTTGCTGCTGATATTCTTAATCTCGGCATGGTGAAAAATGAACTACCCAAAGGGTTTGAAGATGTTTATGATACAAAACGTTACGCACAATCCCAGGAATATTTAAAGGTTAATACCAGGTTTGGATGGATAAGCACGGTCTTTGATTTGATTGTTCTTCTAATATTCTGGTTTGCCAAAGGATTTCCCATACTGGATAACTGGGTTCGGTCTTTTGGATTCGGCCCTGTTTTAACCGGGTTGATTTATATGGGCATTCTTGTTTTGTGCAAGTCCATCCTTGATCTGCCTTTTGGTATTTATTCCACCTTTGTTATTGAAGAAAGGTTTGGTTTTAATAAGACCACATGGAAAACTTATGTAACTGACATGATAAAAGGCATTGCCCTGTCAATCATTATTGGAACCCCTCTTTTAGCTGCAGTGCTGGCTTTTTTTGAATATGCCGGAGATAGTGCCTGGTTATACTGCTGGATTGCTGTTACTCTTTTTTCCCTGATACTTCAATTTATAGCTCCAACATGGATTATGCCTCTTTTTAACAAATTTACGCCTCTTGAGGAAGGTGAATTGAGAAATGCCATCATGGATTATGCCAGATCAGTAAACTTTCCTCTTGCCAATCTTTTTGTTATGGACGGGTCAAAACGCTCAGGAAAATCCAATGCGTTTTTTACAGGATTTGGAAAAAACAAGCGCATTGCCCTGTTTGACACCCTTATTGAGAAGCACACGGTTTCCGAGCTTGTGGCCGTGCTTGCCCATGAAATCGGGCATTATAAGAAAAAACATATACTGCAGACCATGATAGCAGGGATTATCCATATGGGCGTGATTTTTTACCTGCTTTCCTTTTTTATATCGTACCAGGGATTATTTGACGCTTTTTACATGGAAAATATGTCTGTTTATGCGGGGCTTATATTTTTTGGAATGCTTTTTTCACCTATTGACTTTTTCCTGGGGATTTTAATGCAGATGTGGTCAAGAAAGAATGAATATGAAGCTGACAGATTTTCAGCAGAAACCACAAAAGACCCTGAATCCATGATAAGCGCACTTAAAAAACTTGCAGCCGGCAACCTGTCCAACCTGGTTCCCCATCCTTTATATGTATTTCTGCATTATTCTCACCCTCCCATGATTGAGAGGGTGAGAGCTATAAAGGAAACAGCAAAAGTCTGATAAACCAGGGCTTATTTTGCTTCTTCCCGTTCCTTTGTTACGCAATATATGCCGCTGCCTTCAAAACCTGGTTTAAAGCACAGGTTGTCTGATTTACATTCAGCCTTACGCAGATCGCCTTCTTTCCAGCGTTTTATCAGGTCAGGCTCACGGATTAAAGGACGGGACATGGAGATATAATCAGCCGTGCCATTGTTAATCATCTGCTCTGCAACCTCAAATGATCTCATACCCCCTACCAGGATAAGCGGAATATCAATTTCTTTTTTAAATTCCTTTGCTTCTTCCCTGAAATAAGCTTCCTTGTCCTGGGATTTTATCCCTGCCCTTGAAGGAGATAATTTCATGCTTGTAAGCAGACCCCCGCTGAGTTCTATGGCATCAAGTCCTTCATCTGCCAGCATCTTTCCTACTGCAACAGCATCTTCAAGGCTCAGACCGTTTTTTTCAAAATCCTGGCAGTTTATCTTTATCATAACAGGAAAATCATTTCCCACGGCCTTTCTTACAGCCTGATAAACATCAAGAACTATCCTGGAACGGTTTTTAATATCTCCTCCAAATTCATCATTGCGCCGGTTAAAGGCAGGGGAAAGAAACTGGCTGAGAAAATATCCATGTGCAGAATGGATTTCAACCCCGTCAAACCCTGATGATTTTGCACGGGCAGCAGCATTTGCAAATGCCAAAACTGTATTGGAAATATCCTCATCCGCTGCTTCCCTGCGCGGGGTTTTGGCAAGTCCTTCAAAATTAGATGGAACCAGGGGAGTATTTTTAATTATCTGCTCTGCTGCAAAATTTCCTGCATGGGCAAGCTGTAAAACAATTTTTCCGCCGCAGTCATGAACTGCACCGGCCATCTCCCCAAGTCCTTTGACAAGCTCGTCTTTATATGCCCCAAGCTGGCGCGGCGTGGCCTGTCCTTCAGGGCTTACATAAGCGTGGCCTGTAATAATCATGCCCACACCGCCTTTTGCAAGGGTTGTCATTGTATCAATAAGTTTTTGCGTAACCGCCCCGTCCTCTTCTGCCAGTCCTTCCCATGTTGCAGAGCGCACAAAGCGGTTTGACAGTTCCATAGAATTAATTTTCGTTTTTTCAAAAAGTCTGCTCAATTTTATTTCCTTTCAAATCTTGTAAATTTTTAACCCAGTTTAATAATAAGCTTGTCATCTTCCAGAACAACCTGGAATACAGGCAGGGAATCACTGGCAGCCCCGGAAATGCGGTCACCAGAATAATTAAATCTTGATTTAGACACGCTGCAGCATTCAATGGTTTCTTTTCCTGGCATGGGATCAATGCGCCGTCCCATATGGGTACATTTGTTTAAAAAAGCATGAAAATTCCCGTCACTGCCGTGAACTACAAGAACCCTTTCAGGCATTCCTTTTCCTTCAAGGCGGACTGCTCCTCCAGGTTTTGCCAGCTCCTGGGTTTGTTTTAAATCTATCTTTATTTCACGGTTTCCATAAGTCCAGGCTTCTTTTTTTGAAGGAACCTGTGTTTCACATATTCCAAATAAACGTTTTATAAATTTCATTTTTTGTTTATTATCCTTGCTTTTATGGTTAATGAGTTTAAAATACTTTTAAATAATTTAAGTCTTTTTTTCAATAATTCAAATATGATTAATTTAAGGAGTCTTTATGAAATCAAGTTTTACAATCTCAGGGCTGATAATTTTCATGACTTTGTTTACTGCATGTTCAGGCCAGAAGCCAGACAATATCGGGATAACAAGAGGAAAACTTGCCCCATGTCCTTCAAGCCCCAATTGTGTTATCAGCCAGGACGGAGATAAATCCCACAGTATTGAACCCATTGCCTATAAAACCAGCAGAACCAAAGCCTTTAATATTCTGGAAAAGATTATTGAATCCCAGGAAAGAGCGGTTATTATTGACAAAAAAGATAATTATCTTTATGCAGAATTCCGAACAAAGATTATGAGATTTGTTGATGATGTGGAATTTTATTTCCCAGAAAATGAGCAGGTTATTCATGTCCGGTCTGCATCACGGCTGGGATATTCGGATATGGGGGTAAACAGGAAACGGGTGGAAAATATCAGGTCATTGTTTCAGGGTAAGGAATTATCAAACAAATAATAAATCACTCTGCTGGAATAACAAAACTGAACATTGCCCCTTTTCCTTTTCCCTCGCTTTCTACCCAGAGCCGGCCCCCATGAAGTTCAACCATTTTTTTAGCAAGATAAAGCCCCAGACCTGCACCGCCATGCCTGCGGGTCAGATATTTATCTGCCTGTTCAAAAGGATTAAAAATGCGGTCTATATCTTCTTCTTTGATTCCTATTCCATTATCCTCGATACTTATTTTCAGCATACTGTCTTTATCAACAGGTTCAGATTTTAAATGTAAGGTTCCTCCTTTAGGTGTAAATTTAACAGCATTGGACAGAAGATTATACAAAATCTGTCTCAGCTTATATTCATCTGCACTTATAGTTTCAGGGATATTTCCTGTTTCCACTGAAATACTTATCCCTTTTTCTAAAGCTTTTTCATGAATTACAGCCAGACTTTTATCTAAAATAGTTTTAACATTCACACGAGAATTGATCTTTGTCATTTTCCCTGAATATGCACTTGAAAAATGAAGAATATCCTGAACTAAACTGGCAATATTCTGGCTGCTGTTTAATATAATCTTAAGATATTCATCCTGGGTTTCATCCAGGCCGCCAAGTTCATCTAAAAGATGACAAAACCCTATAATATGATTTAAAGGGGTAAAAAATTCATGGCCCATGCAGGATAAAAAATCATTTTTAGCACGTAAAGCCAGTTCTGATATTTCCCTGGCTTCTCTTAGTTCTTTATTTGCTATTGTTAATTCTTCTGTGCGCATCTTAACACGGTTTTCCAAATCATAATTAGCTTTTTTTAAAGCTTGCACAAGCTCTTTATTTTTTTGTAAAAGGCTGCGCCTTTCCAAAGCCCTTTGGGCGGCAATTACTATTTCATCAATATTTCCAAGAGGTTTATTAAGATAATCATAAGCATTATAATCCCTGAGTGCTTTTACTGCTGTTTCAAGGGAAGCAAAACCAGTCAATACAATAATCTCAACTCTGTCATCTATTGCCCTGATCTGCTTCATAACCTCTATGCCGTCTGTTTCAGGCATTTTAAGATCAGTAATAACAAGATCAAAAGAATTTGATTTAAAAAGCTCAACAGCTTTTTTCCCTCCTAATGCTTTTGTTACCTCATAATCTTCTTCTGATAAAACATTATAAAGAGTTTCAAGAATATCTGGTTCATCATCTACAATAAGTATTTTTTCATTCATGAAATATTTTCCTAATTATTATTAAGTTACAATTATCGGGACTGTTCAAGGAGACACAATGACTTCTTTATCCACCGGAATAACTAGCTGCATAACTCTTATATCATCACCTGTTTTGGCAGCACTGATGCTGTCTGATGCTTTTTTTAATAGTTCTGAGGGTTCAACAGGTAAAGAGCTTGTAAATATCCTTATTATTTCTTTTCCAGGTTTATCAAGGATGAGTCCAAAATATTTATACTCAAAAAGATTATAGACATTGCCGGGCTTTAATAAGGATGTATCAGGACTGTCGGCAGAATCAGGAAACATTATCTCCCATTTTCCTGAAGAATTAATATTTAAAATATAGCAGTAATAATTGGTTTCAGATGTATTGGTAAGGTTAAAACTTAATATATTGCCTTGTTTTGCATTTATGGAATCAGCCTGTGTTATGGAAAACAAACCTGTTTTTTTGTATTTTCCCATATTATAAATATCAGTGCATCCTGAACCAGTGCAAAAAGGATCTGCTGTCATTAAAAATAATTCACATCTGACAGGATAATTTTCCTGTATCCAGTACTTCCATTGATTGAATACAGGATTTTTTTCATCTTTTTTAAGCAGTTCATCAACTATTATCTCAGCTTTGCTGTACTGATCATATTTTGATAACACGCTTAACAAATACAATTCAGGCAGATAATCATCTTTTTGAGCCTGTTTTTTCATGTTTTCACATATTTTTTCAGCATCTCTGACAGCAGCTTGATCTCTTTCATTTAATTTCAACGGCAGGGATGCTCCAGGATTTAAAACCGCGCCGGACATGCCGCGGATCTGAACACCTCCTGTACGGGCTGTTCTAAAATTTGGAACTGTCAAGCCCGACCGGTTAATATGTCTTGCAACTGCAGAAGGCAGTTTTTCAACATGAACAGGGGTTGTTTCTGCTTTTATTCCTGAATTATTTATATTAAGTACTGCCGGACCATGCCAGGTTTCACGGGTTTCGCTTAGTAAAAGATATAAGGTTATTTTTGAATCTTGATGCAGGCAAATGGAATCTCCAGAACGAATTTTCATAAATGCCTGGACAGGAAGAGGGGTTTGTACATCTGTTTTATTGGAATAAGTAATAGTTCCTGATATGTTCAAGATAATCCCCGCATCCCTAAGGTATGCAGTTCCAGGAACAGGTATTGCGGTTAATAATAATCCAAGTATAAAGATAATACTTATATTTTTCATGAAAAATACCCCCTCTTTTATGGAAATAATCTAAGCTTGAATATTGTTTTCCTTTTTAACAAGTTCATAAGCATTAACAGCTTCCATGTAAATCTGTTCTTCCATGCCTGAGTAGCGGGGAGAAAAATGAAAAATAATAAATTTTTTAACATTTGCCTGTCCTGCCAGGGTTCCTGCCTGACGGGCTGTCAGATGAAGCTTGTTAAATGCAGTATCCTTATCCTTATCCAAAAAAGCAGCTTCGATAAACAAAAAATCAGAATCTTTTGCCAGACAGATTATTTTTTTTATATTAGATATGGTATAAGCAGCATCAGTTATATAGGTAATTTTTTGTCCAGGTGTTATCAGGGCAATCTGCTCTGCCAGTTTTCCTAAATTAAATTTACGGTTTTTTCCCTCACCGGCCTGGATAATTTCAAAATCTGAATTCAGGTCGTCATTATTATATATGGCCTGCTTGAATCTATTAATCCAGATACCTGGTTTTAGATTAAGTTCCTCAATCCGGTTTTTTTGAATATTCACGTGAAACCTTTCTTTTAGTGAAAATCCAAGACATGGAATACCGTGATCCAGACTAACGGCAGAAACACTCAATTCAGGTTCATGCAGGATAATATTATTAAAATACTGATGTATAACAGCTTTATCAGGCTTAAAGCTTTTGTGGCAGTAATATCTCCTGGAAACTAGACTGGCAGGATGAACTTCAGCAACATTTAAAGAAAATCTGTTTTGATAATTTTTTACAAGGTTCCAGGAATAGGCTGCCAGCTTACCTTCAACATTTTTAATAAACCCCGGGGGGCCGTAAAGAAAGATTTCTTTATCACGTCCCAAAAACAAACGCAGAAGCCTGTCAAATCCTGCAAAATGATCCATATGGGTATGAGAAATAAAAACATGACTTATCTTTAGAATATCACGGGCAGAAAGGGAAGTTATATCTCCAATATCAAAAAGCATTGACCGGTTTTCAAAACTGAAAGGGACAATAATCCCCGGGTCATCAAAAGGATTATTGATGAGCCTGGGATAATATGAGGGCCTCATACCTGTTTAAGGCTGATGTTTCTGGATCTGTTTGTTGATACAGAAATATATATCTTCATCAGACCCGTAAATATCTATTATATCTTTATGATTGATTAATTGTTCAATTACAAATGAAGTAAGATAAAGACTTACAATATTAGGATTAGGTACAAGCTGTCTGAGAGGAGCAACCTGATAATCAACATCAAAATCTTCTGCATAAATCAATTTATCCAGACATTTGTGAATCTGTTCTTCAAGCCCGTTTTTATTGGTTGTTTCTACAAGCCTGTTTTCCACAAGCTTCATGGCAACCTCATTGCTTAAAGTTTCTATATTTTCCCTTACCCGGCTTATTGTTACCCGCCTGGCATGTTCCTTAGAAGACTCTA from the Desulfonema limicola genome contains:
- a CDS encoding type II toxin-antitoxin system VapC family toxin, producing MDIVIDTSALIAVIVDEPEKDKIIKLTAGKTLIGPGSIPWEIGNAFSAMFKNNRLNLKEAKRGFEIFNSIPIRYIETDFSNTVSISRQTNIV
- a CDS encoding ribonuclease Z, translated to MRPSYYPRLINNPFDDPGIIVPFSFENRSMLFDIGDITSLSARDILKISHVFISHTHMDHFAGFDRLLRLFLGRDKEIFLYGPPGFIKNVEGKLAAYSWNLVKNYQNRFSLNVAEVHPASLVSRRYYCHKSFKPDKAVIHQYFNNIILHEPELSVSAVSLDHGIPCLGFSLKERFHVNIQKNRIEELNLKPGIWINRFKQAIYNNDDLNSDFEIIQAGEGKNRKFNLGKLAEQIALITPGQKITYITDAAYTISNIKKIICLAKDSDFLFIEAAFLDKDKDTAFNKLHLTARQAGTLAGQANVKKFIIFHFSPRYSGMEEQIYMEAVNAYELVKKENNIQA
- a CDS encoding M48 family metallopeptidase produces the protein MNFIAVIILLTLIINFILDLAADILNLGMVKNELPKGFEDVYDTKRYAQSQEYLKVNTRFGWISTVFDLIVLLIFWFAKGFPILDNWVRSFGFGPVLTGLIYMGILVLCKSILDLPFGIYSTFVIEERFGFNKTTWKTYVTDMIKGIALSIIIGTPLLAAVLAFFEYAGDSAWLYCWIAVTLFSLILQFIAPTWIMPLFNKFTPLEEGELRNAIMDYARSVNFPLANLFVMDGSKRSGKSNAFFTGFGKNKRIALFDTLIEKHTVSELVAVLAHEIGHYKKKHILQTMIAGIIHMGVIFYLLSFFISYQGLFDAFYMENMSVYAGLIFFGMLFSPIDFFLGILMQMWSRKNEYEADRFSAETTKDPESMISALKKLAAGNLSNLVPHPLYVFLHYSHPPMIERVRAIKETAKV
- a CDS encoding hybrid sensor histidine kinase/response regulator: MNEKILIVDDEPDILETLYNVLSEEDYEVTKALGGKKAVELFKSNSFDLVITDLKMPETDGIEVMKQIRAIDDRVEIIVLTGFASLETAVKALRDYNAYDYLNKPLGNIDEIVIAAQRALERRSLLQKNKELVQALKKANYDLENRVKMRTEELTIANKELREAREISELALRAKNDFLSCMGHEFFTPLNHIIGFCHLLDELGGLDETQDEYLKIILNSSQNIASLVQDILHFSSAYSGKMTKINSRVNVKTILDKSLAVIHEKALEKGISISVETGNIPETISADEYKLRQILYNLLSNAVKFTPKGGTLHLKSEPVDKDSMLKISIEDNGIGIKEEDIDRIFNPFEQADKYLTRRHGGAGLGLYLAKKMVELHGGRLWVESEGKGKGAMFSFVIPAE
- a CDS encoding ATP-binding protein, coding for MKNLQNLPIGDSSFESIRQNNNLFVDKTRHIFKLVTEGKYYFLSRPRRFGKSLTISILKCLFQGKKELFNGLWIAENTDWEWKEHPVIIIDFNELAHDTSENLQKSLENNLMNTAEQHRLKLKDSLLPGQFAELITSLYKKTGTGVIVLVDEYDKPIISHIGRGSKAIETARQNRDIMKYFFGVLKGTNIAPCLRFVFLTGVSKFSRVSIFSELNNLYDLTMNRHYAEMLGYTQQEIETCFTGYIEKFAQEYNQSPDYIINQLKNYYNGYRFSEKDVRVYNPFSVLKSLHEQAFKNYWFETGTPAFLVNLLKEKNWYLPKIEDIQATEAVFSVYDLDDLKPEALLFQTGYVTIKDIRSRLYSFGYPNQEVKTAFLETLLHSFAKGVTDRSRFVFLAEYLFSEDMEKFIETMQSIFASIPYTIESKRDEAYFHTIFYLMVCASGVNAQSEVLTCDGRIDLAVEFPDKVYIIEFKCGQSAEKALDQIKEKQYAQKYKSSGKKIFFMGINFDMEKRNISQWKLEK
- a CDS encoding ubiquinol-cytochrome c reductase iron-sulfur subunit, with the protein product MKFIKRLFGICETQVPSKKEAWTYGNREIKIDLKQTQELAKPGGAVRLEGKGMPERVLVVHGSDGNFHAFLNKCTHMGRRIDPMPGKETIECCSVSKSRFNYSGDRISGAASDSLPVFQVVLEDDKLIIKLG
- a CDS encoding IS607 family transposase, producing MKAKEALKITGIRRETLSRLVKKGKIRVVETPSGWYDYNESDVLKYAGKKREQWNVIYARVSTAKQKNDLNNQIEKLETYCSANGIIINKSFKDIASGISFDKRKEFFELLDFILDYKVANVFITYKDRLSRAGFGLFKHLFEKFGCKIIVLNDAGNEKLDSEEIFEEIISLIHCFSMKHYSKRKIKKILNEEDNQDQIETSDKKTV
- a CDS encoding NADH:flavin oxidoreductase, with product MSRLFEKTKINSMELSNRFVRSATWEGLAEEDGAVTQKLIDTMTTLAKGGVGMIITGHAYVSPEGQATPRQLGAYKDELVKGLGEMAGAVHDCGGKIVLQLAHAGNFAAEQIIKNTPLVPSNFEGLAKTPRREAADEDISNTVLAFANAAARAKSSGFDGVEIHSAHGYFLSQFLSPAFNRRNDEFGGDIKNRSRIVLDVYQAVRKAVGNDFPVMIKINCQDFEKNGLSLEDAVAVGKMLADEGLDAIELSGGLLTSMKLSPSRAGIKSQDKEAYFREEAKEFKKEIDIPLILVGGMRSFEVAEQMINNGTADYISMSRPLIREPDLIKRWKEGDLRKAECKSDNLCFKPGFEGSGIYCVTKEREEAK
- a CDS encoding DUF1499 domain-containing protein, with protein sequence MKSSFTISGLIIFMTLFTACSGQKPDNIGITRGKLAPCPSSPNCVISQDGDKSHSIEPIAYKTSRTKAFNILEKIIESQERAVIIDKKDNYLYAEFRTKIMRFVDDVEFYFPENEQVIHVRSASRLGYSDMGVNRKRVENIRSLFQGKELSNK